The genomic segment TCGGCGAGGTGGCGCTCGATCAACGAGTCAGCCATGGCGCGGCCGGTCTCCCAGGCGAGGCGAGAGGGAACAGCCTTGGGATCGACGGTGTAGAAATTGCGTCCAGTGGGGAGCACGTTGACGAGCCCACGCAGTGGCGAGCCCGACGGGCCAGCCGGGATGAAGCCGCCCTCGAGCGCATGCAAAACGTGGTCGAGCTCATCGGTGGTCTTGGCCAGTCGCGGCACAACTTCGGTGGCGGCGAACTCGAGAACGCGAACGACCTCGGGCGCATCCGTCAGGGTGCGGGCTGTCGCCACATCCCAGTCGGCGTCTTCCATGCCCTGAATCAGCGCCTTGGCCTGTTCCTCGATCTTGTCGATCGCGGCCGTCGCCTCACCATCTTTGAGGCCGAGCGCAGCGCGCAGTCCGGGGACCGCACCGGTCTCGCCGCCCCAGATCTGGCTTGCCCGCAGGATTGAGAGCACGAGATTGACCCGTGCTTCACCGACCGGTGCCTGACCGAGAACGTGCAGGCCATCGCGAATCTGCGCGTCCTTGATCTCGCACAGCCAACCGTCGACATTGAAGATGAAGTCGTCGAAGTCGTCCTCGTCCGGGATGTCATCGAGACCGAGGTCGCGATGCATCTCCGCGGCCCGCATGTGGGTCCAGATCTGCGAGCGGATCGCCGGGAGCTTGGCCGGATCCATCGCCGCGATGTTGGCGTACTCGTCGAGCAGCTGCTCGAGCTTGGCGATGTCGCCGTACGACTCGGCACGCGCCATCGGCGGGATCAGGTGGTCAACGATCGTGGCGTGCGCACGACGCTTGGCTTGCGCGCCCTCGCCCGGATCGTTGACGAGGAACGGGTAGATCAGCGGCAGGTTGCCGATCGCGGCGTCGGTGCCACAGGCCGCTGACAGCGCGGCGTTCTTGCCGGGCAGCCACTCCATTGAGCCGTGCTTGCCGAGGTGGACGACGGCGTGAGCGCCGAATGCCTGTTCAACCCAGCGGTATGCAGCGAGGTAGTGGTGCGACGGCGCCATGTCGGGATCGTGATAGATCGCGACGGGGTTCTCGCCATACCCGCGGGGCGGCTGGATCATCAGCACGATGTTGCCGGCACGGATCGTGGCCAGCACGATCTCCTGCTGCTCGTTGACGAAGAGCTTGCCGGGCGCGGGGCCCCACGCCTCGAGCATCGCGTCCTGCAGTTCGGGGTGGAAGCCTTCGAACCAGCCCTCGTACTGCGCGGCAGGGATACGTACGTGGCTCTCGGTCAGGTGGACCTGGGTGAGCCACTCCTCGTCCTGGCCACCGGCTGCGATGAGCGCGTGGATCAGCGCATCGCCCGCTTCGGTCAGGTCTTCAAGCTCCAGGCCCGGGATTTCGCCGGGCGCACCGAGGTCGTAGCCCGCATCGCGCATCTCGCGCAGCAGGCGGATCGTCGAGACGGGGGTATCGAGGCCAACGGCGTTGCCGACACGGCTGTGCTTGGTCGGGTACGCCGAGAGCATCAGCACAATCTTGCGCTCGGACGGCGCGACGTGGCGCAAGCGCGCGTGAGCAACCGCGATACCGGCAACGCGGGCACAACGCTCGGGGTCGGCGACGTAGCGCGGCAGACCATCCTCGTCGATCTCCTTGAAGGAGAACGGCGCCGTGATGATGCGCCCGTCGAACTCAGGGATCGCGATTTGGCTGGCCGAGTCGAGCGGAGTGACGCCGTCGTCAGAAGCCGCCCAGTCCTCGCGACTCGATGTCAGGCAGAGGCCTTGCAGGATCGGGATGTCGAGGGCCTTCATCCGTTCGACGTCCCACGCTTCGTCATCGCCACCGGCGCTGACAGTTCCGGGCTTGGTACCGCCAGCTGCGAGCACCGTGACAACCAGCGCGTCGAGGGTGGCTAGCTCGGTGAACAGCGCGTCGGGGGCCGCACGCAAGGACGAACTGAAGATCGGTACGCCGTACGCCTCGCCTGTCGCGTCGATCGCGTCGGCAAGCTGGTGAGCGAAACCGCTGTTGCCCGAAGCCTCGTGGGCTCGGTAGTAGAGGACACCGATACGCGGACGATCAGTGCCTATCGATCGCTCTGCGACGCCCCATTCGGGCAACACTGCGGGCGGCTCAAAGCCGATGCCGGTCAGCAGGACGGTGTCGGACAGGAACGCGTGCAGCTGGGTGAGGTTGGCGGGGCCGCCCTCAGCGAGGTAGCGGTGCGCCTCAGCGGCGGTGCCGACGGGCACGGTCGAGTGGCTCATCAGCTCGGCATCAGGAGTCTGCTCTCCACCGAGTACGACAACCGGCGCACCTGACGCGAGCACCGCATCGAGACCATCGCGCCACGAGCTCGCCGTACCGAGGATGCGTACGACGATGAGGGCGGCTCCCTCGATCACGGGAGGAAACTCGGTGGCGACATCGAGTCGCGAGGGGTTGGCCAACACGTAG from the Aeromicrobium panaciterrae genome contains:
- the cobN gene encoding cobaltochelatase subunit CobN; amino-acid sequence: MTRIALLSTSDTDLLSARSSGADYVLANPSRLDVATEFPPVIEGAALIVVRILGTASSWRDGLDAVLASGAPVVVLGGEQTPDAELMSHSTVPVGTAAEAHRYLAEGGPANLTQLHAFLSDTVLLTGIGFEPPAVLPEWGVAERSIGTDRPRIGVLYYRAHEASGNSGFAHQLADAIDATGEAYGVPIFSSSLRAAPDALFTELATLDALVVTVLAAGGTKPGTVSAGGDDEAWDVERMKALDIPILQGLCLTSSREDWAASDDGVTPLDSASQIAIPEFDGRIITAPFSFKEIDEDGLPRYVADPERCARVAGIAVAHARLRHVAPSERKIVLMLSAYPTKHSRVGNAVGLDTPVSTIRLLREMRDAGYDLGAPGEIPGLELEDLTEAGDALIHALIAAGGQDEEWLTQVHLTESHVRIPAAQYEGWFEGFHPELQDAMLEAWGPAPGKLFVNEQQEIVLATIRAGNIVLMIQPPRGYGENPVAIYHDPDMAPSHHYLAAYRWVEQAFGAHAVVHLGKHGSMEWLPGKNAALSAACGTDAAIGNLPLIYPFLVNDPGEGAQAKRRAHATIVDHLIPPMARAESYGDIAKLEQLLDEYANIAAMDPAKLPAIRSQIWTHMRAAEMHRDLGLDDIPDEDDFDDFIFNVDGWLCEIKDAQIRDGLHVLGQAPVGEARVNLVLSILRASQIWGGETGAVPGLRAALGLKDGEATAAIDKIEEQAKALIQGMEDADWDVATARTLTDAPEVVRVLEFAATEVVPRLAKTTDELDHVLHALEGGFIPAGPSGSPLRGLVNVLPTGRNFYTVDPKAVPSRLAWETGRAMADSLIERHLADTGEYPRSVGISVWGTSAMRTSGDDIAEVLALIGVEPEWDPASRRVNGLRVVPLEELGRPRIDVTVRISGFFRDAFPHVIGILDDAIGQVAGLDEQDDKNYVRAHAQDEMNDHRDWRRATTRIFGSKPGSYGAGILQVIEAGNWRDDKDLAEVYTAWGGFAYGRDLDGAPAADDMRANYRRIQVAAKNIDTREHDIADSDDYFQYHGGMIATVRALTGSDPKAYVGDSTTPDAVRTRTLQEETTRVFRARVVNPRWIGAMQRHGYKGAFELAATVDYLYGFDATTGVVHDWMYETLAKEYVLDEVNQEFMKKSNPWALRGIIERLNEAAERDLWADPDPDVLAAMQQVYLDIEGDLEDKA